TTCATTTGTTCTGATTAAACCTAAAATGTCAGATATTCACGTCTCAACGAAGGCAGATCCTTACCAAGCCCATGGCCTTCCAACAACAGGTGtgttcttcccttccttccaacCAAAGGTATGAAAATGAACACTCCTTTAAGAAAGACTTGGAAATTGAAGTCGAGGGCCTCCGAAAGACCTTGGATGATCTGACCATTGTCACAACAGACCTGGAACAGGAGGTGGAGGGAATGAGGAAAGAGCTCATCCTCATGAAGAAGCACCATGAACAGGTAGGACTGCCCAGGGACCCCCAGTGCTCagctgagctctctccctgcacGGTTCAGGGTGATCCGATAACCAAAGAAGAAACCACCCGAATGCCAGTCCTGTTGACCTTATGCCCAAATAACTATGAAGAATCACATGAGTACCTCATTTTTCCAGTTTCAAGGTTACCTACCCAGATGTCAAACACAACCACCAAAATTAACAATGACTTGGCCAACAGTTTCATTAACACACAATGTTTACCTTGACCTTTTTGTTAATATGATACTGTAAGAATGAATGTGTGAAGCTGAACTTTACTGGCCAAACATGCGGCAAATTGGAGGACAGTAGAATAAAGAGAATCTGCTATGCACCAAAGTAAAATGACTAATGGCAAAAATTAAGGATCCCAATTTCCGGAAGTATTTAGCTGACTTTTAAAGAGTTACCATTCATTTCAAGTCCCTGAGACtgataaaatgatagaaaaacaaTCCCCATTTTTGGCAAACAACATTGCTTCCGAACATCAAAGAGCCCAGTTTCCTAAGAGCTGGTTAGACGATGATTATTAATTAAACCTTTCTTGCAGCTGCTTGGCTTTTAGGAAATCCTACAGAAGCATACACAGAGATCTTAGAAGCCTCTACACCTTTCAATTACTAAACTCCACCTTCTGGTTACTGAACTGCTTCCCAAAAGCTTTGGTCTAAAACCTAGAATATTCCATTGCTTAGCTGTACAGTCACTTCACCAATGAACAATTCCTGCAGAGGAATTAATATTTTAGGTAGGCATAATGgtttctgaaatattttccaaCAGAGACTAAGTCAGTAATTACAGAAGACGTTTGATTACCTGTCTGtgctattctttattttataaaattattaggggggaaaaaagtaaataatgttTTGTCATCAACAATAATTGAGAAACCAAACCACACGGGCAAAAGTGTAGCAACCACATCAGCTGAAATGTTTTCAAGATCCATTTACCTCTGCCAATCAACACAAATTCCAGCCTTCTGGTTGGCATAGCtggttgatatttttttttctctattgttaaACAGGAACTGAGGGATCATCATGTGCCAAATGACTTCAATGTCAATGTGAAGGTGAATACAACTCCCGGAGAAGATCTGATCAAGGTCTTGGAGGATATGAGGCAGGAATATGAGCTTATAATAAAGAAGAAGCATCAAGACTTGGATACTTGGTTTAAAGAGCAGGTAAATGAAAGGTGGCCAGACTCCCCAGAGGTTCAGTTCCACGTGGCCCCCATGCTGATACCTCTGCCTATGCTTGGTCTCACAGTCAACGGCCCTATCCCAAGAGACAGCCAGTCCAGCTGCTGTGCAAGGCAGCCCAAGTGACATCCACGAGCTGAAGCGCACTTTCCAGGCCCTAGAGATTGACCTGCAGACACAGCACAACAGGGTAAGTGGGAGCTAGGAAAACCTGGGTCCTGTACCACCTCCTCCTCAAAGTCTTCCTCCACCTCTCTCCTGGGCCCCAACACCCCCACTCCCCTTGGGACATCTCTCACTCTCTACTCTCCATCCAAATTGTTCACGATGAGAATGATAATAAGAGCTTCATTTATAGTGTGCAGATGGTGCCAGATGTCAGGCTAGGTGCCTCATTATTTTAAGTGTAGTTAATCCTCACATTAGCCTTTCTAGGTAGGTCTTAGCATCTCCATTTTAGAGACCAGGAAGCCAAAGCTCTAGGCAGTTAAGCAAGTTGGCCAACAACTCGTAAATTAACCATGGTGAAACTACGTGGTGTTAGAAGAATAGTGACTCTAGATCCCCAAAATCTCTATCAGTGCTCTCTCCACTTAGAACCAGGCTAACCCCCCAAACTCTAACACAGAGAAATTCCAATGCCAACATGATAGGTCGCAAATCCAGGCTTGGCAACTCCAAAGTACTGCTCTATTCTTTATGTATTTGTCTTATCATCCAGCAAACTATAAGTTACCATGTCTAAGTCATTTCTAAGTCATTTCTATCATTTATAGTTTTGTAAAATGCATTGTAAGGGGGGTCATAATCGTTCAAAATTCTTTGATTCCCTTCATAGCCTACTGAAATCTGATCATTCATCAATATAACTCCCGAGTGCCATTCGCTTCTCCATCTTAAGAGCCCATACTTAGTTCATTTGTCTCACAGGTGCACATGGTAAATGAAGTCACGTTTTATGAATCAGTGATGGTGAGCGGACCCTAAACATAGCCACTGTTGAGATGACAATAATGAGCTCAGCAGTATGTGTAGCATGGTGTTTTGCAGCTTTCTAGACAATTTAACCCACATCATTTCACCACACCCTTGTGATGTCAGAGAAGCATTTAGACCATTGTCATGCATTCTCCTACTTGACACTGTTTTAAAATCTGAGGACTTGATAATAAAGGAGTCAGCACCCTTCATCCagacaataaatgggcaaatcaTCAAAATAGGTTCTTGttaggtggaaaaaaaaatctcaacaatgAAATGAAGCATGCTAGATATGGCAGAGAGGAAAACTTCCATTTTAAAGCAAGGTAGTCATGAAAGGTTTTACTGTTCAGGCTGCACAAAGGCCTGAAAGACATAAGGAGGTGGTTTATGTAGCGATGGGAGGGGTTAAGGTCAGTATTCCAGGTGAAGGGAACAACAAACGCTGAAGACACAAGTATGTCCTATAGGTTGGAGGAATAGTGGAGAAGTCAGTGTGGCTACAGGGACtgaatgaaaggaagagaagagaaaattaaggGAGTAAAAGGGAGAGGGCAGAAGGGAGAGGAGGCCATGGCATCATGATGGCACCTGGACTTTGTACGCTACCTTGGAGCAGGACAGACAGGAATTCATTTCAGCTAGCACAGGCAACTCTTTGAAGAACTTTGCTGTAGGTGAAGAACAACAGAAGAATAGTATAGGACACTTGCATTAGTTTGGATGGTGGTTGGAGACAGATATCTGAAATAAGGTGAGAATAATTGAACAGAGCAGAGAATCGCATCTAACATGCAAGATGGCGGGCCATCGCGGAGATCATGGAGCACAAGTAGTTCATGCATCACAACAGGAGGAAAGTGAGCCCCTGGACACAGATTCAAGTTTGTGGTTGGAAGTAACGGCAGGAGACTCTGGGAGTGCTCTCCTAGTGCTTTCATCTCCTCCAGGATTCTGAGAAGTGAGTGAGTTCATGGACTGAAAGAAAGGTTGGAGAGAAGGGAGGTTTGAGgacagagaagaaggaaggaaataccGCTCTGGGAGGAGACAGGGTGACTACGCTAGAAACCCATGGTTTCTTATCCAGGCAGCATTAAGGGCCCCCTGAAAATTAAGCAGCCATTAAAGTGGGAGAATCCAATGCAGTTAAAATTTTCTCTTCAAGATTAAACTTGCTCCAGAAAAGCAGGTATTAAATCCAAACAGAAAATAGACTTGAGTTCGGTCTTTCATAACCTGGCCCAGAAACTTCATTCTGCAGTTCTGGAATTTCctcaaaaatgatcatttttttttttaccactgtgAGAATCAGAAAGCATTACTTGAGACCAAGGTTATTAGATATACCAAGTTAAAATATAGGACACTTCAATTACCTTGAATGTTAGAAAGACACAGGGTTTTTTTCTATGTAGAAGCTTGTAATATTGCATCAATATTTGGGAAATGTTCATCCAAAAGCGTTATTTGTTGTTCATCTGTAATTTGAACTTTACACCATCACCCCTCCAGGAGTGCAGGGGACTGGCCAGGACCCCTTGGTAAAATGATTTTATGGACAGAAAATGACTTCAGGAGTCCCAACACCCAAGCCCCAAACCTGTAAGTCAACCTGATTCTCACCTCGGTGTCCCCAGCAGCTACCAGGACACCTAGCAGACTGGTTGACATATGCTAAATACTCAACAGGCCCACGCTGATGGACCTATCAAGCCATCAGCCAGTTAGCAAAAGAACTATCATCTCCTCTTTCAGAAATCTGCTTTGGAAAACATGTTGTCGGAGACCCAGTCTCGGTACTCCTGCCAGCTCCAGGACATGCAGCAGATCATCTCCCACTATGAGCAGGAGCTGATGCAGCTACGCCATGACCTAGAGCGTCAGAACAGTGAATACAAGGTGCTCCTGGGCATCAAAACCCACCTGGAGAAGGAGATTGCCACCTACCGCCAGCTCCTGGATGGGGAGAGCAACGGGTGAGGCAAAGgctgtgcaaaaggcctgtggtACCCGCGTGTGCAAATGTGTGTGCACATTTGGCTTCTGTCTGCAATGGTCACTCTAGAGGAAAAGGGCTAATGCTGACTTTTTCTAGAAGATACCTATGTTCTAGATACCTAGGTTCTGTTTTATTAAGCAACAAATGGGAACTAGTCAGTAATGCTCCCTGGGTGCTAAGATTTGCATTCAGAACAATTTAAATGAGGATGTTGAAgtctctaggggaaaaaaaaagaaaaaagccatggTTTGGACTATTGTGTTTCCAGGTGGGAAAGCACACATTTTGGCTTAAAAGgacaggagagggaagggagaatgTTTCAGTCTAAAAGCAGGAAAAGAttgataagagagagagagagctagatTTGCAATCTGATGTGTCTGGCAGAGCCAAGAAATAATAGCTGGACATAAAAAGGGCACATACAAACCAGgcagagtggcacacacctgtaagctCAGAActtaggaggccgaggcaagaggatcacaagttcaagggcagccagggcaacgtagtgagaccttgtctcaaaaatgaaataaaatgggctggggatgtagctcagattgaacctctgggttcaatccccagtactacaaaatttaaaggagagagagagagacagacagacagacagacagaaaggggattttcaaaatacataaataaaatgtcattggACTAAACTGCGAAGTCTGAGAAGTTCAAGGTTTCCTGGCTTGAGACTCTAGAAGAGACCCTGGTGGAGGCCAGGACTTCAGCAGGCTgaaaggagggaggagatggTTTGGAAGACTTGTCCAGACCCCAGGGTTGCGGGGAGGCAACTGCCTTCCAGATGGAGGAGGGTTCTCCCGTGAACTCATGACCCTGAGACTGTGGAGCTCAATTACCTTCATCAAAGAGCTGAGAAGTTACACGCAGGCAACGGAAGTTGGTTCATCCCAAGGTTTTATGACCACTGTTAATACTAATGGGAGCTTTAACCTTTCTCACTTTAACAGGATGATGGAAGAATCGAAATCCAGCATGAAAGGTAAAAAgaattctttcactgtttgaatttgcttttttaaaatgaatctgTGTGTTTATCCGTTCTTTAAGTTGTCATGATCCTCAGGTATATTCCCAAGTGTCCCGTGTTCAACTTTTATTTGGCTCCCAAATAGCCAGGAATTATCAAAGAACTTAACAAATTAACTAATACAGAACAAAGGGAACTCTCCTATGTCCTCAACAAGTGCACAGTTTGAGTATCCCTTATTTAAAATGCTTGGAACCAagagtgtttcagatttcatatttttggGGGAATATTTCTATATACATAGTGAGATATGTTGATGAGACTCAAGTCCACATGCAAAATTTATACATATGGTCTGTAGGTAATTTTAAACGATATTTTAAGTAAGTTTTACCAAAGTTTGATGGTGTGGGATTTTCCACTGTGGCACTATGTCAAGTGctcaaaatgttttggatttttgctcattccagatttcagattttcagataagggatactcaatctGTATATGCAAAGTTCTTTATAAGCAGTGAAGTAGAGTAAAAGGATAATTAAGAGTATTGTGTCTCTGTTAAGTGATGGAGTCTGTTTACTAAACTCCTAAGAAATTAAGTCATCATTTCCCAAACTCACTTCTTTTGAACACTAATGCTCCGTGAGATTTGAATAGTGTATTATGAAAGACATGTTCTACGGCCAGATAAGGTTGGGCATGTTATGCACCATCACCCTCTTCTTGAATAGTCAGGTTGCATTTCAGTATGTTAAAGATGGGGACAGGGACTGctgtgaggggaaaaaaggaacaaggaagaagaagaagaaatatcaaaAAGGTTTGCTTTAATTCAATAATCCCAAACATCTTTGACTTGGAAACCTATTTTCTCAGATTTTCATTAACACCTCACAGAAAAGTTTCAGGACTGTCCAGTCTGCAGCAAGTGGCAATTTCTAATTAGTTCATGATAAAATTGTTCCAAGATGTGAGCAATTCCTTAGAGTTGGACTAACCATCTCAGAACAGCTAGTCTAATGGCTGCCCTTTGGCAATATTTGATGGATGGTCCTTCAGCCTCTTCTTAACGCACATCCAGGGATGGGAAACTCAGTACTTGACGGGATAACCCAATCTGCTGTAGGAAAAGTTTGATTTTAGCAAAAGTTTCCCGTGTGTCTCTATTGATAATTTCAGCTATTCCCATTGGTCTAGAATTGCTTTATTGAAATGTCAATGAGGTacttattcaaataaaaaatagctttGAAAACAGTGGCCATGATAAACAGCCCTAGTTTCTCACCCCCGCAGAATCACACAGCATGCTTCCTAAAATGTGTATCCCAAAATGGCATTTAGTGCTCTGTAAACTCGCAGAATCTGTACTGCGAGAGCTACAAAACCTGCACAAACAGAAAGCACTCTTCCGGTGCTCGTGGCCAGAGGCGAGCTTCCGTATCGGGTACACGCAGGATGAAAGTCCTGATCTCCAGAGAGTGATGTTGTTCCCAGAAGGTGGAGGGAAAATCCTCCTTGGGGAGATCCCTATTCACTGCAGCAGAGCCCACCATATTGTTTAGTGATTATTTTGGAAGGCACAAGGGATTGCATGCAGGGGACTGAAAATGAGTATAGTTCAAATGGGGGGAAAACATGGCAGTGACCTCTCCGGTGCTCTCTCCTTCAGCATCTACAGCTCCAAAGATCAAGGCCATCACCCAGGAGAGCATCAATGGAAGAATAGTTCTTTCTCAAGTGAATGAGATCCAAAAGCATGAGTGAAACCAATATAATTTCTGCCTGTTGTAAAAACTATTTCCCCCCTATGGAAAGCCCTTGCCTAGATACTAATGGGTGAGTCTTAAAAGGTATCCTTGGAGttatcaaaactttttttttctcctcataatGCTCTTGATATACTGTTGaacttttcaaaacaaaatatgagTTTGCaagctaaaaactctgctttcctaACTACGGTCTTCAGATTCCCATCAATGCGCCAATAAAACTCCACACAAGTTGCATCCTGTCTTTTCTTATGTCCCAAGGCAAGACGAGACCTCAAGGTCTAGTTCTAACAAGAGGTTCTCAGTGCATTGAAAGATCCATGGGGATCTTACCATATCAGATATGTCCTCAGTCCTCAGCAGCCAAACTCCAGGCAATATTGTTACCCTGAAGCTGGGCAGCCCAGGAAGGAGAGGTTGTTCACAAGGTTCACCAGGCTCTGCCAGCAGACAACGAAGGAGAAATAGAGAAAGGAGGTCCAGAAAAGTTTACCGAGAGCGTCAGATGACCAAAAATTATTCTATCTcacctttaaaagaagaaaaagaatgaccTAAGAATGAATGGAAGCTTTGAAAGGAGATTCTGGGGATGATAGGACCTTGTTACAGATAGACATTAAAGCAGGGACTCACTCAAGATCTAAATTGCAAATATAAGGATCTAGAGCATTATGTTGAGCTGGATCCGTTCTGAGCTACAGACTGGACCATGTACCTCTGTCCTCTGAGAAGATGCCACCTTCTCCAATTCTAGGAGTGTGGACCACTACTCTGAATTTGTAGACAGGAGCACTGCTGGGGAGAAGGAAGTGGAAATCGACATAGCCTTTAAGACAGTCAGAATATTGTCCATGGAATCACAAGGATATTAACCACTTAGGAGACCATAGGCACAGGTTAGTCAGAATCTCCCATTTTATAGGCAAATACACTGAGGTTTAGAACAGTAAAGTTGTTTACCCAATACTGGCCTGGTGCTGCTGGGTCTACATTCTTGGCTCCTCCGGCAGTTATTAATCTAAAAGCGAGCATAGTCTAGTTCCATTATCATCTAACACATCTTAAAATCCATGTCTCAATACCCTGTTTGAAAGGGCTGCGTTTGGTATTTGCTGAACTGGGCATCTGTTAAAACTGGATTCATCCTGCCTTGAAGACAACAACTGGTATTTCTTATCCCTAATACTCAAAAGAAAAGCAGCCCCTAACAAACTCATGTTGAGCAAAAGGAACCCAGGATAATTACATCATTGCAAAAATGTGTCTTTGATTAAACTAAAATGTGTAAGTTCCCTggtgtaaaattatatttatttatatttactatgtGGCCATTTCAAAGAGGATCGAATATAACAAATACACAAACATGAGTTTTCTCTGTGCAATATTTGTCTGCAATAACCTTTGATGTTATTTGGGGGTAAGAATGGACCCAAATTAGACTTCATTAGTTCACTTCTTCTATTTTACTTGACTAAAAGAACTTCTTTAGATTGAGAAGTTACAAAAGTTTCCAAGAagatctaaaaattaatttttctctattttagcaCTCACTTATTCTACTATTTTGGATGTTATTATCACTTTCTTAAAATCCAGAAAATGTGCATAAAATATACAGTTAGCCCTCAACACTCTCATATTGCACATTCATAGATTCAACCCAAACACAGATAGGAAAAATAATGGATCTGTAcagaacatgtacagacttttatGTCTTATCATCATTTCCTAAAAATATAAAGCAGCTGtttacacagcatttacattgtgttaggtattataaTTATCTGGAGATGAGTTAAAAAGTGTGTAGGTTATATggaaatactgtgccattttatataatggaCTTAAACATCCACAGATTTTTGGCATTCACCCTGGAACTAATCCCCTGCAAATACCGTGGGACGGCTTCACATACTCTTCTCAAGGTGAAGTGTGAGCGCTACTAGAAAAATCCCAtggagaatattaaaaaagaatttgacaaactAAAGAGAAAGTTACAATTCCAGAACCAGAACACAATCAATAAGCTTCCATTTGCAATCATAGTTTATGTATGACTTGGTCATAGTAAACCATAACATGAATAGTTTTTCATTCAATGACCAAAATCTTCTTAAGGTCTTActattaattttcattgtatcaATTAAATCATCACAGTTTTTCTCCGAAATTCATCAGTCAGCAAAATGGAGTGGTGATCACCCTATTGGTAAAGATTTGCCCCTATTTCTCTAAGGAGAGAGACGCAGAGagaaattaaaccacttaaatacAGAGACAATTGTGTGAACTTTGGCTCTAGGTAACCTAGAATAACCTTTTCCCATGTTTAAATCAgcccaaaataaaatctttcaaaatacCCATTACAAATTGATTAAAGCTTGTATGTTCAGGTAAGTTATCAACCAAAGAAGTTTCTGTTTATATTTGGTTTTAACAAACATGCACCCAACCCACATAAAGGAGATGGTAATAAATTCTATTGTTTTCATTCCAGATATACTTTGAGTAAATAGCAATTATCCTTCTGTGAGCCAAAACCCAATTAAACAAATAATGGGATAATCTAGAGAAGTGTAAAGTATTATTACTTTGGAATTTAATGTTTATGTCAACATATTTACCTACAGTGCTTGGATCCATCTGATATTGCTCAATCCAATGAAATATATGCCTTTatagattattataaataatatctgGAATATCATTTTTACATACCTACCCTGTGGAAGACATGTGAAATTGGGAACTAAACTTCATAAAAATTCATTACTAAGGGATATAACGGTGGTGTGCTGGGCGGGGAGCTCATAAAGACAAAAGAGCAGCAACTGGAAGAGATAACAGGAAGGAGCTCAGGGGATTTCTTCAACTCAGGAGTTCTCACACTTGACTCCCCTAAGGATCACCTGGGGAGATGAAAATTCTAACGCCCAGGTCACAGTCTATGCcaataaaatcaagatttttttgaTGGTTGGGGCCCAGGCATTAATATAGTTCAACATAGATTCTCAggacctggatttgatccccattattggaaaaaaatttttcacatttaattaaTAAGTTTGAAGTTTGGGGACCTATTGCTTTACTTGCTTCAGGtaagtgcttttcttttttctttgctaagCTTTTCACGTTCCTAATCTTTTA
This window of the Ictidomys tridecemlineatus isolate mIctTri1 chromosome 3, mIctTri1.hap1, whole genome shotgun sequence genome carries:
- the Krt23 gene encoding keratin, type I cytoskeletal 23, which translates into the protein MNSSRSFSQTPSAVLHGPRGARTRPGSFPRAPSVHGGAGGAHISLSFATPSCLPPGGSWGSGKGGSLLSGNGKETMQNLNDRLASYLDKVRALEEANMKLESRILQWHQQRDPDSQQDYSQYEENISHLQEQIVDGKMTNAQMVVLIDNARMAVDDFSLKYENEHSFKKDLEIEVEGLRKTLDDLTIVTTDLEQEVEGMRKELILMKKHHEQELRDHHVPNDFNVNVKVNTTPGEDLIKVLEDMRQEYELIIKKKHQDLDTWFKEQSTALSQETASPAAVQGSPSDIHELKRTFQALEIDLQTQHNRKSALENMLSETQSRYSCQLQDMQQIISHYEQELMQLRHDLERQNSEYKVLLGIKTHLEKEIATYRQLLDGESNGMMEESKSSMKASTAPKIKAITQESINGRIVLSQVNEIQKHE